The genomic window GGCGTAGATGTTGGGAACCGAGGTGCGCGCGACGCGATTGACCTGGATGTGTCCCGACTCCGTCATCTGCACGCCGGCCTGCTCGAGCCCGATGCCTGCCGTATTGGGGACTGATCCGACCGCCATGAGGCAGTGGCTGCCCTCGACCGTGCGTCCGTCGCTGAGCGTCGCAACGACGCCGTCGCCGACCCGCTCGACCTTGTCGGCGCGCGACTTCGACAGCAGCGTCATGCCGCCGCGCTTGAAGACGCGCTCGAGAACGGCCGCGGCATCCGAATCCTCACCCGGGAGCACCTGATCGCGGCTCGAGATGAGCGTGACCTTCGCCCCGAGGTTCATGTACGCGCCGGCGAACTCCGCGCCGGTGACACCCGAGCCGACGACGATGAGGTGCTCGGGCAGCGCCTTCATGTCATACAGCTGGGTCCAGGTGAGGATCCGCTCGCCGTCCGGCATCGCGGTGGGCAGTTCGCGCGGCGACGCGCCCACCGACACGAGGAGCGTGTCGGCCTCGATGCGATCGAAGTCGGTCCCGCCGGGGCCCGTCGAGACGACCACGGCGTTCTCGCCCTCGAGGCGCCCGTGCCCGGAGATGATCCGGACGCCCGCCTCGGCGAGGGACGCGCGCATGTCGTCGGACTGCTGACGCGCGAGCGAGAGCAGGCGCTTGTTGACCGCCTGGAGGTTGATCGCGATCTCGGGCTTGAGGGGCTTGCCCTCCTTCGTCTTGGCGAAGAGCTGCACGCCCAGGTCGCTCGCTCCGGCGATCGCGACGGCCGCGTCGGCCGTGGCGATCAGCGTCTTGGAGGGCACGACGTCGGTGATCACCGCCGAGCCGCCGATCCCGGCCCGTTCGACGACCGTCACCTCGGCTCCGAGCTGAGCAGCGGCGAGAGCCGCTTCGTAGCCGCCGGGGCCGCCGCCGATGATCGCGACGCTCTGAGTGCGCTCGAAGCTCAAGGACATGTCCTCCATTCTCCCCCGCGCGATGCCCCGGCGACGACACCCGCGCCACCGAGCCTGCTGGCCCTGGGCCGCCGCCCTTCCTAGAGTGGTGGGCATGTCAGACAGCACCGGCAATCCCCTCGACGACCCCGCGGCCGATCCCTTCGAGATCGCAGCCGCCGCGGCGGCCGACATCGCCCGCCTCACCGGCGTCGAGAAGCACGACATCGCACTCACCCTCGGCAGCGGCTGGGGCAAGGCCGCGGAGCTCATCGGAGAGACGACCGCGGCCTTCCCGGCGACCGAGGTCACCGGCTTCTCGAAGCCGGCGCTCGAGGGGCACGTCGGAACGCTCCGGAGCGTTCTCACCCCGAAGGGCCGGCGCGTGCTCGTGATCGGCGCGCGGACCCACTTCTACGAGGGCCACGGCGTCCGCCGTGTCGTGCACAGCGTCCGCACAGCCGCGGCGGCGGGTGTGCGGACGATGGTGCTGACCAACGGCGCCGGCGGCATCAAGCACACGTGGAAGCCCGGGCAGCCGGTCCTCATCAGCGACCACATCAACCTCACCGGCGACTCGCCCCTCGAGGGCGCAACCTTCATCGACCTCACCGACCTGTACTCCCTGCGGCTGCGCGATCTCGCCCGCTCCATCGATCCGTCGCTCGATGAGGGCGTGTACTGCCAGTTCCGGGGGCCGCAGTACGAAACGCCGGCCGAGGTGCGCATGGCCAAGACGATCGGCGGTCACATCGTCGGCATGTCCACGGCCCTCGAAGCGATCGCGGCACGTCAGGCGGGCCTCGAGATCCTCGGCTTCTCGCTCATCACGAACATGGCGGCGGGCATCCAGACCACCCCGCTCAGCCACCAGGAGGTCATCGAGGCGGGCCGCGAGGCCGAGCCCGTGATCTCGTCGCTTCTCGCCCGCGTGATCGGCGCGCTGTGAGCGCCGAGGACGGCGTCCGCGAGGCGGATCCCGCGAACCCCGTCGTCGCGCTCGCCGAGGCGTGGCTCGCACAGGACCCCGACGGAGAGACCCGCGCCGAGCTGCGCGACGTCATCGCGGCCGCCGAGGGCGGCGACGCCGCAGCGCTCGCCGACCTCGCCGACCGCTTCGCCGCGCGGCTCGAGTTCGGCACGGCGGGTCTGCGGGGTGAGCTCGGGGCGGGCAGCAACCGGATGAACCGCGTCCTCGTCGCGCAGGCGGCGGCCGGCCTGGCGGCGTACGTCCTCGAGAAGAGGGGCGGGACGCCGGAGGATGCCGAGCCGCCGACGATCGTCGTCGGCTACGACGGGCGCCGCAACTCTCATGTGTTCGCCCAGGACTCCGCCGAGATCTTCGCCGGCGCCGGTCTGCGTGCGATTCTCCTGCCGCGCCTGCTGCCCACGCCCGTCCTCGCCTACGCGGTGCGCCATCTGGGCGCCGCAGCCGGGGTCATGGTGACCGCGAGCCACAACCCGCCCAACGACAACGGCTACAAGGTCTACCTGGGCGGCGCCGACGAGGGATCGCAGATCGTGTCTCCCGCCGATGCCGAGATCGCCGCGCACATCGAGCGCGTCGCCGCCGACGGCGACATCGCCGCGCTCCCGCGCTCCCTCGGGTACGAGATCGCCCCTGAGACGATCGTCGACGACTACGTCGCCGCGACCGCGGCCGTCGCCCCCGCGCCCGCCGGAGCCGCCGGGCTGACGTGGGTCTACACCGCCATGCACGGCGTCGGGTGGGAGACGCTGTCGCGCATCCTCGAGGCGGCCGGATACCCCGCACCCGAGCCCGTCGTCGACCAGCTCGAGCCGGACGGCGCCTTCCCGACCGTGGCATTCCCCAACCCGGAGGAGCCCGGCGCGATGGACCTGTCCTTCGCACGGGCGCGCGAGGTGGGCGCGGAGCTCGTGATCGCGAACGACCCCGATGCCGACCGGCTCGCCGTGGCCGTCCCCGACGACGCGGCGCCCGACGGCTGGCGCCGGCTCACCGGCAATCAGATCGGCCTGCTTCTCGGCTGGCGCGCGGCACGGCTGACGGCGGAGCGCGGTGCCCCCGAGGGCGCCTCGCTCGCCTGCTCGCTCGTCTCGTCGCCGGGGCTCGAAGCCGTCGCCGACCACTACGGGCTCGATTTCCACTCGACGCTCACCGGGTTCAAGTGGATCTCGCGCGCCCCGGGGATCGTGTTCGGCTTCGAGGAGGCTCTCGGCTACCTCGTCAACCCCGAGACGGTGCGCGACAAGGACGGCATCTCGGCCGCCGTCGCGATGCTCGGCATGGTCGCCGAGGCCCGCGGGCGAGGCGCCTCGCTCGCCGATCTCCTGGCGGAGTTCGATTCCACGTTCGGCGCGTTCGCCAGCGACCAGGTCTCCGTGCGCGTGGACGACGTCTCGACGATCGCGAGCATCATGGCCGCGCTGCGGGCGGAGCACCCCTCGGCCGTCGGCGGGGTCGCGGTCGACCGCGTGGACGACCTGCTCGAAGGGGTCGGAGACCTTCCGCCCGGCGACGTGCTGCGGCTCTGGCTGGCCGACGGCTCGCGCGTGATCGTGCGCCCGAGCGGCACCGAGCCCAAGCTCAAGCTCTACCTCGACGTGCGCGGCGACTCGGCGGAAGACGCAGCGGCGCGCATCGCGCGCCTCGTGACCGGCGCCCGCGACCTGCTGGACGCGATCGGGAGCTGACGCCGGCGCCCGTTCGCCGAATCGTCGCGGTCGCTTCCCTTCACGTGCTACAGTCTCGAACGCGATATATCGTGAGTGGCCCTCCGCGGTCGGCGCGACGTCGCATGACTTTCAGCGTCGAACGAGGAGCGGATGATGGCGGGCGCGCAGAGCGAGAACGAACGGGATGCCGCGGCCGCGGCATCCATCCCTCCCAGCGCTGCGCCGCTCGGCGCAGCGGGCCTCGCGGGCTCGGTCGACGCCACCCCCGGCACCGGGGACGGCACGGGCGAGAACCCCGATCCGCCGCACTGGCTGCGCAAGGTGGTCCTCTTCCTGAGCGGGCAGACGGTGAGCCTGCTCGGCTCGATGCTCGTGCAGTACGCGGTGTTCTGGTACCTCACGATCGAGTACCGCTCCGGCATCTACATGATGCTCGCCGCGCTGTTCGGGTTCCTCCCGCAGGCCGTGGTGTCGATCTTCGGCGGGGTCTGGGCAGACCGTCACAACCGCAAGTACCTGATCATGGGAGCAGACGCGGTCATCGCCCTGGCGACGCTCGCCCTGGCGCTCATCATGATGACCGGGTACGACGCGGTGTGGCTGCTGTTCGCCGTGATGGCCGTGCGCTCGGCGGGTGCCGGCATCCAGATGCCCGCGGTGTCCGCACTCATCCCGCAGATCACGCCCACACGCAACCTCATTCGCGTCAACGGCATCAACGGCTCCATCCAGTCCGCCATGGCGCTGCTGGCACCCGCCGCGGCCGGCGCGATCTACGCGTGGTCCTCCGCGGCCACCGGCGGCACGGCCGCATCGCTGATCCCCATCTTCTTCATCGACGTCGTCACCGCGATCATCGGGATCGGCATCCTCGCGTTCATCCCGGTGGGCACGGTGCGTCGCGCGTCGGACGTCGCGACCGGGTACTTCGCCGACCTGGTCGACGGCGTGCGCTACATCGTCCACCACGCCTTCGTCCGGTGGCTGCTCATCGTGTTCGCGATCATCTTCCTGCTCACCGTGGCCCCGTCCAACCTCACGCCGCTGATGCTGGTGCGCTCGTTCCCGGCAGGCGAGCAGCAGGACGTCGTCAACCTCGCCGTGCTCGAGATCGCGTTCAGCGTCGGCATGATGCTCGGCGGCATCCTGGTCGCGTCGTTCTTCGCCAAGCGGAGCCGCATCGGACTCATCGTGGTCTCGTCACTCGCCTTCGGCGCTCTATCGATCGGCCTCGGACTGTCGTCGAGCATCTGGATGTTCTTCGCCTTCATGTTCCTCGTCGGGCTCGCGGTCCCGTTCTTCTCGACCCCGTCGATGACGCTGCTGCAGGAGACGGTCGAGCCCGAGCGCCAGGGCCGGGTGTTCGGCTTCGTCGGGATCGTCATGGCGGTCGCGATGCCGCTCGGCATGGTCGTGTTCGGACCGCTCGCCGACGTGATGCCGATCGAGCTTCTGCTCGTGGCGGCGGGCATCCTCACCTTCGTCGTGATCGGGCTCGCGGTGTGGCTGCCGGCCGGGCAGCGCGCGATCGCGGCGGCGCGGAAGGCGTCCGAGGTCGCCGATCACGACCCGGCGGTCGCTGCGGCGACCGTGGAGGCGGCGATGCACGGGAAGGAGGCCTGACCGCGTCGCCTCGTCCTAGGCTCGGAGGATGCTCCTCACGCAGCCGGTGCCCCTCGAGAACGCGTTCGTCCGCCTGGAGCCGCTGAGCGCCGACCACGTCGACGACATCGCGCGGGCCGCGGTCGGCCTCGAGCACGCCTGGTACACCTCGGTGCCCGCACCCGACGCCGTCGCCGAGGACGTCGCGCAGCGCCTCGCCTGGCAGGACGAGGGCCACATGAACGCCTGGGCGGTGCGCCGTCTCGACACCGGCCTGGTCGTGGGCGAGACGACGTTCTGCAACATCGACCAGGCCAATCGCCACGTCGAGATCGGCCACACCTGGATCGGAGTCGAGGCGCAGCGCACCGCGGTGAACACGGCCTCGAAGCTGCTCCTGCTCGCCCACGCCTTCGAGTCGTGCGACGCCATCGCCGTCGAGTTCCGCACGCACTGGCACAACCGGCAGTCGCGCGCGGCGATCGCCCGGCTCGGTGCCAAGCAGGACGGCGTCCTGCGCAACCACCGGCTCGGACCCGACGGCACTCTTCGCGACACCGTCGTCTTCTCGATCCTCCCGTCCGAATGGCCTGCGGTGCGCCTCGGCCTCGAGGAGCGTCTGCGCCGCGGGTGACGGATGCCGCGGCATCCGCTCAAGGCCTGGATCTTCAGCGCCGAGAAGCCTTCCGGTGCGGGTTCGGGGCACGTTTCGTCAGCTGGGGCGAACGTCGCCCGCCCCAGGTGCACGACCCGCGCCCCAATCCAGAACGGCCGCGGCATACGAGGGCGATCGACCACTCGGCCGCGTCTCCCCACACCCAGCGGTCGCCCGATTCTCCACAGCCCGGACGTCGTGTCGGGACGTCCCGCGCGACATCGGCACGCTCGTCTCATGGAACGTCGACTCATCCGCCGCTCCGAGCTCGATGATCGAGGAATGACATCGAGTCGCATCGGCGGCGAGGTGAGGATGGGCACACTCGTGCGGGTCCGGCCCGGAATCTATGCCCCGGGCGATCGCTGGCACAATGCGAAGCCGGAGGAGCAGATCACCGATCGAGCGTGCGCTCTGGCGATGGTCTCCAAGGCGAGACCGGTGTTCTCCCACGAGACGGCCGCAGCGATTCATGGGCTCCCGCTGTTCCACGCGGACACGTCACGCGTCCATGTGATCGCCCCACCGGACCGCCCCGGCGCGGCTGCCGGCGTCGTACGACATCGCGGGAGCGTGTGTCCAGCCGACCTCGTCGAGATCGATGGGCTGCTGTGCACGAGTCTGCTGCGCACGTCCGCGGACGTCGCGCGAACCCTCTCGTTCGAGCAGGCCGTGACGGTGGCGGATGCTGCGCTGCGCAGGGTCGCCGTCCGCGGACCCGGGACATACGATCACGAGGCGGCCGACGGGTTCGCGGCTGCCGCGCGGGTCATCGCGACACGCTCGCCCCATGGGCAGACGCGGGCGCGCCGCGCGCTTGCGTTCGCCGACGGACGCGCGCAGCTGCCTGGTGAGAGCATCAGCCGGATCCGTCTCCACGAGCTCGGCTTTCGCGACATCCGCCTCCAGGTGGGGGTCGACGGTCCGGCCGGCAGCCGGTACTTCGTCGACTTCGGACTCGAAGAGGTGCGCGCTTTCGGGGAGTTCGACGGGCGGATGAAGTATCTGGACGGGCGCCTGACGAATGGCCGGACAGCATCGGAGGTGGTCGAAGACGAGAAGAAGCGCGAGGACTGGATTCGGGGCACGACCCAGCGCCGCTATGTGCGCTGGGGATGGGCACACCTCGCGACATCGGCGGAGTTGGGTCGGCGTCTCGAGGCCTTCGGCATCCGGCCCGCCCGCTGAACGCCCTGGCTCGGGGCGTGGCGCGTCGGTTGGGGCGGACTCCGCGCGCCCCAGGTGACGGAACGCGCCCTATCCGCGGGCCGCGGCCGACAGCGCCCCCCGACCCGACTCGGCTCCGGCCTCGCGAAAGGACCCGGAGGTCGACGTGATCGCGACGGGACCAGCCGTCACGGGCTCGGTGCGGGGCGCGCTCAGCCGTCGATCACGGCGACGAGTTCGTCGAGGAAGCCGCCGAAGTCGGTCGCGCGGCGGACGATGCGCTGGACGCTGTCGCGCTCGGAGAAGACCTCGACGAACTGCTCGAACACCGTCTGGAACGCCTCGCGGTCGGTCTCGGAGAACGCGACGAGCGCGACGACCTGGACGCGGCCCTCGCCCCACGGGATGGACGGGTCGGCGATGCCGATGGCGATCGAGGTGCGCGTGGCGGTCATCCCGAGGGCGTGCGGCACCGCGAGCGCATCGGTGAAGGCGGTCGACGACAGGTGCTCGCGATCGATGGTGCGCGCCACGTAGTCGTCGTCGATCACGCCCTGCGCGATGAGCGCGTCGCCGAGAAGGCGGATGACGCCCTCCTCGCCGGCCGCGGCATCCAGTCCTCTCACGAAGGCCGACGGCGCGAAGTAGCGCTCCAGCTCCGTCCGCAGACGTGCGAGGCGACGGGTACGGCGGATGCGGCCCGCCGCGGCCTGCACGCGCTCGATGTCGCTGTCGGTGAGGAACGGCTGGATCCGCACGATGCGGTCGCCCGGCACGGCCGGTTCGATCGTGGTGAGGACGAGGTCGGTGTCGATCGTCGACCAGTCGGGGTCGACGCGCGTCTCGACGCCGACCACCTCGATCGCCTGGCCGAGCGAGCGGTCCACGCTCGAACGCAGCAGCTCGTGCAGGTCGTAATAGCCCGGGCACACGATCGTCGCGGTCAGCAGCTGGTCGGCGCGGCGGCTCCGCTCGAGGCGGCCGCCGACGTGCATCGCGATGTAGGCGATCTCATCGTCGGGCAGCGGGATGCCGAGCCGCTCCTGCAGCCGGCTGGCGATGAACACCGCGACCTCGAAGATCATCGGGTAGGTCGACTTGAGGGACCGGGTCAGCGGGTTGCGCGACCACGCCTGCTCGCGCGCCCGGTGCTGCAGGTTCTGCACGTGGAGCGCCAGGCGCAGGACGAAGTCCTCGTGGGCGATGTCGACGAGGAACTCGGCCGACGCCGTCTCGACCACGTCGCGCACGGCCGCCTCGACTTCGGGGTCGAGGCGCGAGCGGGCGTGGTCGGCGGGCGTCTCCGCCCCGGGGGCGACGACACGCGTGAGGACGAGCGTCGCCAGGTGATGCAGGTCGCCCGAGCCCAGCTCGACCCCGAGGTGGCGCTCGGCGAGGCGGCCGATGATCGCCGCGATCTCCTGCTGCGCCGGGCGGGGGTCGGCGTCGGCGCCCTCGAGCCCACGGTCCTGCGCGACCCGGTCGGCGGCGATCGCGATATGCATCACGACATCGGCGATGCCGAACTCGTTGACGAAGTAGCCGAGCGCGCCGAGCTCCGCGACCAGGTCGGCCTTGAAGGGTCCGAACGCCGCCGCGCCGACCGAGTCCTCGCCGAGGGTGCGCCGGAGCGCCGCGATGTCGAATGACCCGGCATCCATCTCGTCGTGCGCGAGCCTGCTCAGCAGGCGGCGCTGCGCCATCTCCGTGCCGCGCAGGCGCGCCTGCGATGCCGACCGCTCGAGGGTGAGCTCGGTGCCGCCGAGGAGACCCCGCACCCGCGCGAGATCGGCGTCGAGCGTCGCCGGACTCACGTGCAGGCGATCGGCGAACTCGAACGTGTCGATGCCGTCGGGGGCGTCGAGCAGGGCCCGGACGAGTGTGTGCAGCCGGTCGCGAGGGGTTCCGGCATCCGTCCCCGCCGCGCGCAGCGCCGCCGCCGCGTCGGCGCCCGCCCGGTAGCCCTGCGGTCCCGATTCGATCGCGACCCCGGGGGCGACGCGGGCGTTCACTGCCGTGACGTACGACCGCACGCTGCGCGGCGTCACCCCGAGAGCGTCGGCGAGGGTCGCAGCGGTGACCCAGTCCCCGTCGCGCGCGAGCAGGCCCAGGAGTCGGTCCTGTCGCGCTCTCGTCACGGGGTCCTCGCGTGGGTGTCGGGTGGGCCGGGAAGCCGGGGTGCCCAGTCAACCACGCACGCCGCCACCGGGTGCGGGCGATCGCCACGGCGCGCGGGCTTTCCGCCCCTGCGGAAGAAGGACTGGTTGTCCGTTCCCAGCGTTTTCACAAGAATGGCCACAGGAAGGCGGGTCGATGAGGATCCTTGTGGTCTGCGGAGCGGGTGCGTCGAGCACCTTCGTCGCCCAGCGCGTGCGCCATGCGGCCCATGACCAGGGACTCCCCTATTCCGCCTTCGCCGGCACCGAGCAGTCGCTTCCGATCGACCTCGATGCCGCGGACGTCGTCCTCGTCGGTCCGCACCTCGTTCACGCTCTCGAGCGCATCGAACGGGATGCCGCCGCCCGGGGCACGACGGTGGTGCTGCTGCCGCCCGACATCTTCGCGGACAAGGACGGCACACGGACGCTCGCACTCGTCCGCGACGCGGTCGGGGCCTCCGGGGGGCCGGCTCCGACCGCGGGCGGCACCCCGCCCGCATCCCGCCTCGACACCAACCCCACCGACGACACCACCGACTGACGACAGAGAGGTCACCATGCCATCCATCTCACGGACCGTCCGGATCGGCTCCGCCCACGGCCTGCACGCCCGCCCCGCGAAGATGTTCGCCCAGGCGGCGAAGGAGGCCGGCATCCCGATCACGGTCGCCAAGGACTCGGGCGCGCCGGTGAACGCGGCGAGCATCCTCGGGGTGATCGCCCTGGGCGTCGAACAGGGCGACTACGTCACGCTGACCGCCGACGGCGACGGCGCAGAAGCCGCGCTCGACACGCTCGCCGAGCTGCTCACGACCGATCACGACGCGGCGTAGACCATGGCCGAACTTCGTGGAGTGGGAATCGGGCTCGGCGTCGCCCGGGGGCCGGTCGCCCGCATGGCAGAGCCGCTGCCGCCGCCCAGCGATGCGCCGAGCACGCTGAGCGCCGACGAGGAGTCGGCGCGGGTGAAGGATGCCGTGGCCGCCGTCGCGCGCGAGCTCGAGCAGCGCGGCGCCCAGGCGGGGGGCGCGGCCCAGGACGTGCTCGAGGCCCAGGCCATGATGGCCGAGGATCCGAGCCTGGCCGACGAGGTCGCGACGCGCCTGGCGCAGGGGAAGACCGGCGAGTTCGCCGTGTTCGACGCCTTCGCGTCGTTCCGCGACCAGCTCACCGCGCTCGGCGGCTACCTCGGCGAGCGCGCAGCCGACCTCGACGACGTCGCCCAGCGGGTCATCGCCCGGCTGCGCGGCGAACCGGCTCCGGGCGTGCCCGACCCCGGGCATCCGTTCGTCCTGGTGGCGAAGGATCTGGCCCCGGCCGACACTGCCCTCCTCGACCTCGACAAGGTGCTCGCCCTCATCACGACCGAGGGCGGCCCGACCTCGCACACGGCGATCCTCGCCCGCGAGAAGTCGATCGTCGCGATCGTCGGCGCAGCCGACGCCGCGTCGCTGCGCGAGGGCGAGACGGTGATCGTGGATGCCGCGGCCGGCGTCGTCACGACCGAGCCCACGCCCGACGAGCTCGAGCGGGCGCAGCACCGGGCCGAGGACCGCGCATCCGCCTCGTCCGCCCCGATCACCGACGGCGCGCTCGCCGACGGAACGCCG from Microbacterium sulfonylureivorans includes these protein-coding regions:
- a CDS encoding MFS transporter; the encoded protein is MAGAQSENERDAAAAASIPPSAAPLGAAGLAGSVDATPGTGDGTGENPDPPHWLRKVVLFLSGQTVSLLGSMLVQYAVFWYLTIEYRSGIYMMLAALFGFLPQAVVSIFGGVWADRHNRKYLIMGADAVIALATLALALIMMTGYDAVWLLFAVMAVRSAGAGIQMPAVSALIPQITPTRNLIRVNGINGSIQSAMALLAPAAAGAIYAWSSAATGGTAASLIPIFFIDVVTAIIGIGILAFIPVGTVRRASDVATGYFADLVDGVRYIVHHAFVRWLLIVFAIIFLLTVAPSNLTPLMLVRSFPAGEQQDVVNLAVLEIAFSVGMMLGGILVASFFAKRSRIGLIVVSSLAFGALSIGLGLSSSIWMFFAFMFLVGLAVPFFSTPSMTLLQETVEPERQGRVFGFVGIVMAVAMPLGMVVFGPLADVMPIELLLVAAGILTFVVIGLAVWLPAGQRAIAAARKASEVADHDPAVAAATVEAAMHGKEA
- a CDS encoding phospho-sugar mutase, whose protein sequence is MSAEDGVREADPANPVVALAEAWLAQDPDGETRAELRDVIAAAEGGDAAALADLADRFAARLEFGTAGLRGELGAGSNRMNRVLVAQAAAGLAAYVLEKRGGTPEDAEPPTIVVGYDGRRNSHVFAQDSAEIFAGAGLRAILLPRLLPTPVLAYAVRHLGAAAGVMVTASHNPPNDNGYKVYLGGADEGSQIVSPADAEIAAHIERVAADGDIAALPRSLGYEIAPETIVDDYVAATAAVAPAPAGAAGLTWVYTAMHGVGWETLSRILEAAGYPAPEPVVDQLEPDGAFPTVAFPNPEEPGAMDLSFARAREVGAELVIANDPDADRLAVAVPDDAAPDGWRRLTGNQIGLLLGWRAARLTAERGAPEGASLACSLVSSPGLEAVADHYGLDFHSTLTGFKWISRAPGIVFGFEEALGYLVNPETVRDKDGISAAVAMLGMVAEARGRGASLADLLAEFDSTFGAFASDQVSVRVDDVSTIASIMAALRAEHPSAVGGVAVDRVDDLLEGVGDLPPGDVLRLWLADGSRVIVRPSGTEPKLKLYLDVRGDSAEDAAARIARLVTGARDLLDAIGS
- a CDS encoding BglG family transcription antiterminator, with protein sequence MTRARQDRLLGLLARDGDWVTAATLADALGVTPRSVRSYVTAVNARVAPGVAIESGPQGYRAGADAAAALRAAGTDAGTPRDRLHTLVRALLDAPDGIDTFEFADRLHVSPATLDADLARVRGLLGGTELTLERSASQARLRGTEMAQRRLLSRLAHDEMDAGSFDIAALRRTLGEDSVGAAAFGPFKADLVAELGALGYFVNEFGIADVVMHIAIAADRVAQDRGLEGADADPRPAQQEIAAIIGRLAERHLGVELGSGDLHHLATLVLTRVVAPGAETPADHARSRLDPEVEAAVRDVVETASAEFLVDIAHEDFVLRLALHVQNLQHRAREQAWSRNPLTRSLKSTYPMIFEVAVFIASRLQERLGIPLPDDEIAYIAMHVGGRLERSRRADQLLTATIVCPGYYDLHELLRSSVDRSLGQAIEVVGVETRVDPDWSTIDTDLVLTTIEPAVPGDRIVRIQPFLTDSDIERVQAAAGRIRRTRRLARLRTELERYFAPSAFVRGLDAAAGEEGVIRLLGDALIAQGVIDDDYVARTIDREHLSSTAFTDALAVPHALGMTATRTSIAIGIADPSIPWGEGRVQVVALVAFSETDREAFQTVFEQFVEVFSERDSVQRIVRRATDFGGFLDELVAVIDG
- a CDS encoding PTS sugar transporter subunit IIB; translated protein: MRILVVCGAGASSTFVAQRVRHAAHDQGLPYSAFAGTEQSLPIDLDAADVVLVGPHLVHALERIERDAAARGTTVVLLPPDIFADKDGTRTLALVRDAVGASGGPAPTAGGTPPASRLDTNPTDDTTD
- a CDS encoding HPr family phosphocarrier protein, whose amino-acid sequence is MPSISRTVRIGSAHGLHARPAKMFAQAAKEAGIPITVAKDSGAPVNAASILGVIALGVEQGDYVTLTADGDGAEAALDTLAELLTTDHDAA
- a CDS encoding NAD(P)H-quinone dehydrogenase, translated to MEDMSLSFERTQSVAIIGGGPGGYEAALAAAQLGAEVTVVERAGIGGSAVITDVVPSKTLIATADAAVAIAGASDLGVQLFAKTKEGKPLKPEIAINLQAVNKRLLSLARQQSDDMRASLAEAGVRIISGHGRLEGENAVVVSTGPGGTDFDRIEADTLLVSVGASPRELPTAMPDGERILTWTQLYDMKALPEHLIVVGSGVTGAEFAGAYMNLGAKVTLISSRDQVLPGEDSDAAAVLERVFKRGGMTLLSKSRADKVERVGDGVVATLSDGRTVEGSHCLMAVGSVPNTAGIGLEQAGVQMTESGHIQVNRVARTSVPNIYAAGDCTTFVPLASVASMQGRTAVFHALGDVVIPLERRRITSNIFTAPEIATIGWQEKDIAEGLINAVVHKLPLAANPRAKMMGIKDGFVKLIARQGSGSVVGGVIVGPRASELIYPIAIAVERRLTVDQVSRVFAVYPSLSGSITDAARAMHVVDHTIYGA
- a CDS encoding GNAT family N-acetyltransferase; translated protein: MLLTQPVPLENAFVRLEPLSADHVDDIARAAVGLEHAWYTSVPAPDAVAEDVAQRLAWQDEGHMNAWAVRRLDTGLVVGETTFCNIDQANRHVEIGHTWIGVEAQRTAVNTASKLLLLAHAFESCDAIAVEFRTHWHNRQSRAAIARLGAKQDGVLRNHRLGPDGTLRDTVVFSILPSEWPAVRLGLEERLRRG
- a CDS encoding purine-nucleoside phosphorylase, with the translated sequence MSDSTGNPLDDPAADPFEIAAAAAADIARLTGVEKHDIALTLGSGWGKAAELIGETTAAFPATEVTGFSKPALEGHVGTLRSVLTPKGRRVLVIGARTHFYEGHGVRRVVHSVRTAAAAGVRTMVLTNGAGGIKHTWKPGQPVLISDHINLTGDSPLEGATFIDLTDLYSLRLRDLARSIDPSLDEGVYCQFRGPQYETPAEVRMAKTIGGHIVGMSTALEAIAARQAGLEILGFSLITNMAAGIQTTPLSHQEVIEAGREAEPVISSLLARVIGAL